One Chiloscyllium punctatum isolate Juve2018m chromosome 19, sChiPun1.3, whole genome shotgun sequence genomic window carries:
- the rad51c gene encoding DNA repair protein RAD51 homolog 3, with amino-acid sequence MQRDLGSFPFPPGIRVKLISSGFQSAEDLSGVRATELSKELGISKEEALEILQIVRQERPGEESQLSARLPSARKYTALELLEQEHAQGSIITFCSALDEVLGGGVPVGKIVEVCGAPGIGKTQLSIQLVVDAQIPECFGGLGGESVYIDTEGSFIVDRAMDIAAAAVHHCHLIAESNQDEVQREAAQAFSVSGILSRIYYFRCHDYVELLAQAHLLADFLVAHPKVCIVVIDSIAFPFRHNLDDLSLRTRLLNGLAQQLISMANEHNVAVVLTNQMTTRFGQVQSSLVPALGESWGHAATIRLILRWEGKLRFASLYKSPSQKEATVPYQITSLGFRDVQSSELVSPSLNNGDNPRKRPRNDDDGDRE; translated from the exons atgcagagggacctgggcaGCTTCCCATTCCCACCCGGGATCAGGGTCAAACTGATCAGCTCCGGCTTCCAAAGCGCTGAGGATCTGAGCGGGGTGAGAGCCACGGAACTCAGCAAAG AGCTGGGCATCTCCAAGGAGGAAGCATTAGAAATTCTACAAATTGTGAGACAAGAAAGGCCTGGAGAGGAATCCCAGCTGAGTGCGAGGTTGCCCTCTGCTCGGAAGTACACAGCTCTGGAACTGCTGGAGCAGGAGCATGCTCAAGGCTCTATCATCACCTTCTGCTCTGCTCTTGATGAAGTCCTAGGGGGAGGTGTACCCGTTGGTAAAATCGTAGAGGTCTGTGGTGCTCCTGGTATTGGGAAAACTCAGCTAAG TATCCAGTTGGTTGTGGACGCGCAAATCCCTGAATGTTTTGGTGGCCTGGGCGGTGAGTCCGTGTACATTGATACAGAAGGTAGTTTTATTGTGGACCGAGCGATGGACATCGCTGCTGCCGCTGTGCACCATTGCCACCTGATTGCTGAGTCCAACCAGGATGAAG TGCAACGGGAAGCAGCGCAGGCCTTCTCTGTCTCCGGAATCCTCTCTCGCATCTACTACTTCCGTTGCCATGACTATGTGGAGCTGCTGGCCCAGGCTCATCTACTTGCTGACTTTCTAGTGGCGCATCCTAAG GTGTGCATTGTGGTGATTGACAGCATTGCATTCCCATTCCGCCACAATCTGGATGACCTGTCATTGCGGACCCGCCTCCTGAACGGACTGGCGCAGCAGCTCATCAGCATGGCCAATGAGCATAACGTGGCG GTGGTTTTGACAAACCAGATGACCACGCGGTTTGGACAGGTCCAGTCCTCATTGGTCCCTGCTCTCG GTGAGAGCTGGGGTCATGCAGCCACCATCCGCTTAATTCTACGCTGGGAGGGAAAGCTGAG gtTTGCCTCCCTCTACAAATCCCCAAGTCAGAAAGAAGCGACTGTACCATACCAGATTACT TCGCTTGGTTTTCGGGATGTCCAGTCATCGGAGCTGGTTTCACCATCACTCAACAATGGAGACAACCCACGTAAACGTCCAAGGAACGATGAtgatggtgacagagagtga